From Marinobacter alexandrii, one genomic window encodes:
- a CDS encoding choice-of-anchor J domain-containing protein: MKNKPNILLSLLVFLLVALVPQMSLAQVKNEQDNIKSRPNIRFNNKKLMKMQNPGLKITDKIDNPTLRAEYDWLRLRNPNTGKIPESIEQLEMEFVKSSKSGLSKASFDLNIGLMEPGDQASPWINRGPFNVGGRTRALAIDRTDENVILAGGVSGGLWRSVDQGATWTKVTPGQEHPSITDIVQDPRVGFENIWYYGTGERIGNSASDGGAFFAGNGVYKSTDGGLTFSVLTATQNNTPESFNAADPFDLIFAVDIDPTNGNLYVATFNGVHRSTDGGATFEQVLAGAFDNESDIHITSTGVLYAALASGAVNAGIFRSTDGANGTWANITAGGFPANFSRTVVSTAPSNENILYLLSVTPGAGSLGMSIWKYTYVSGDGTGAGGVWEDRSANVPALGGSVGNFNPQGGYNMIVRVHPTDENLVFIAGTNLYRSFDGFSTPIGNDNWVAGYAVTNDISLYTNQHPDHHGLEFFTSNPNMAISSHDGGLSLTNDITAFDAGGPLGNESVTWSDLNNGYLTTQTYALSIGPGDQLQAGFQDQSTWFTNNTGSTNPWTVVAGADGSYNAFNADGTLRYVSFQNGTTFRQEYTDADSDNPLTQDFITPNGAGGFLFVNPFELDPNDRNIMYLAAGSTVWRNDNLPAATPTVGWAALTNATVAGTASAIGISTSPANVIYIGSTTGQVVRVDDANIGNPTGVDVTDANFPAGANVTSVDVNPNDANDVIVAFSNYAVVSIFRSTDGGSNWTDISGNLEENVDGSGSGPSVRWVTRIGFNDRFFAATSVGLYSTDQLNGAATVWTQEDPNGIGNVVIEQIRKRDSDGLVVLGTHGNGLYSANFEITPPPISVINPLADVEVDINSVPSIIDVSNVFQSNTDPPETLTLSVTGDNPGLVSASLSGTDLTLTYTADQFGDAIVTLTATDASSNEANDVFAVTVNPPPLIITEFPYLENFEDGEDGPGSLPRDWSITADPPYTWTVISGPTPTGGFNNATGPLVDHTTGTANGFYVYTESSGGLVGDTTELITPPVVISDLINPTFEFYYHLFGEDIVSFEVEVIDEVNGTVTNVFTRDTLVQTAQTDPYLLQIVSLGDYGDTVRVRFRGIRGAVATDGFLGDMAIDDVRFFDAPLELVIANPTELTESLEKGQTSTQILSLTNISEDTVTFDITLEDVDGGIGVSASTVTLAPGRAGQQMVKRTTRFTGDFVDLNSTRSIPDLTPSVLAIEQYASGFENFLLGDINGQDGWVGQFVNWVIDTSNPSEGSQHIRSLSDGLGQTLAFSPDVPIGTDPVSSVSARINIQGTGVTWQLIPQSNTAELVNTRLQFNPDGSIDVLVPDGLDGAVFEPLGVTTPSGYFKVDIEIDRATSNFKIFFDDEEVFSGLGFAGDIEQLVLLSLMETAGPTLDLDELQILDGEVERGVPFLSIDPASGIIPAGTSVDLMVTFDATEQDFGTFTTNIVAAINGGADESVIVPATLSVTGDPTIFVDPTVVQAVVDFNKPETRIVTIENTGGNPLDFDLSVIGADIGITTAQLSDQLMAMSTNEVLLDSRVQSKLAMDNSLSSRIEDINPQPKPLYITIGEEIFSEDFEGGVFPPAGWTAIDNEGTGVNWGFSLDVGEANYSGSGEAATVSSDAFGLAEFDAELRTPSINVAGKSNLSLTYNVNYQNLAGLDFFDLDISTDGGTTWTTLLSWNEDHGAFRSLPGEQVNIDLDAAIAGASDMILRWRYYDPNTGDFDWYAQVDDVVINENTEVWMALDQTSGTVPVGETAEIELQFDPTVVDPGFYVAGIIVNSNASNTPIVGVVVSMEELEAAEISVNPTSLTQELVSGRKASQTLTISNSGESALDFQFEDNFPNVGEVSTTTSINSTEVEVKTQKRDGEFNPFSIRAIQPTQGSYAIEPPVDFSDVFYATNFETFDVGDINLQQGWTGQFVNWVVDSTNPGGQDQHIRSVADGLGQTLAFSPQVGVGTEDISSASMLVNLEGEGATWQIIPQSPTQEFLVTRLSFDADDSVRVLVSDNGGEFQTLPISAPEGYFEVKIEVERLTSDFTIYFDDTEVFSGNGFVGSIEQIVLLGLMEVADPIMDIDNLQIVDGIIPELSLSASPISGVVLSGESLDVQVTFDATNLEGGVYEEDLVINNNDPDNNPLAVPTTLTVIDPQIIAINPEELNETLAMSETSTQTLTISNEGVADLNFNINIDGDVVVPGSHANLSEVPSSKDWLSDTRIVAKLAEDNGLPNASNDPNNTPVGRMGTVALLFEDFEDATFPPADWTVIDNEGTGVTWLFAADAGEGNYSGSGEAATVSSDAFGVAEFDAELITPVIDVDGQTGLVLEYLVNYQNLAGLDFLDVDISTDGGTTWNNMLSWNEDHGSFFSTPGELVSIDLDSFIGAATSFQVRWRYYDPNTGDFDWYAQIDDVVIGVPWLSLDQTAGVVPGGSSIDIEVTFDATVLEVGTYTTNLVVCSDDLRNPEQVVPATLTVLTPPTIVLNPDVIDITLFEGFTDEASVSISNSGGGDLNYDVISIPDFVTSISGGIGVLEPGDESEIGIQISAESLLPGIYNDTIRIESNDPNTPIADVVINLTVEEFIVLDMIVEAICSDNPDVERTWKVTNPNIFERDAFWFLVGTSEFDDILLEPGENFISAPTQTDRPNTLNLRWLDEDDVIQDVSTGAIDTPCEVVDLNLTSVCSNNPDLFRRWRVRNMNSFRVMVTWEVVGTSQTSSLWVDGGTDTFFFTFAVSGPNTTIIKWLDENGDEQQNTKASGGEMCDVDNSCNAGEVVAFNQGLRKNGKSVLSRRSITSNAIGSPEENDEYNFLSLGFGGSVDIKLTSMIVDQPGNDFRLIETSFNDVNRSCESYPETADVYVSMDGIDYIYVGSACKDEDFDIATSGLMEIEYVRIVDTSNPVLFGGDADGFDVDGIHCINNHFSGAAPVSFGLANIVPDEEDDTMIAYPNPFDKEIGVKMKVESKGKYVVTVHDNQGVIIAERVVDAFSGQVSTAIDAGKLANGVYIITVTSEDGSFKSSNTLIKR, translated from the coding sequence ATGAAAAACAAACCTAACATTCTATTGTCGCTACTAGTCTTTCTGTTAGTGGCACTTGTACCACAGATGTCCTTGGCGCAAGTAAAAAATGAACAGGACAACATTAAGTCCAGGCCTAACATCCGATTCAACAATAAGAAGTTGATGAAGATGCAAAATCCAGGTCTGAAGATTACGGACAAAATCGATAACCCAACGCTTAGGGCTGAGTATGACTGGCTCAGATTACGAAATCCAAATACTGGAAAAATCCCAGAAAGCATTGAGCAATTGGAAATGGAATTTGTGAAATCATCAAAATCAGGTTTAAGCAAAGCAAGCTTTGATCTAAACATTGGATTGATGGAACCAGGAGATCAGGCATCTCCCTGGATCAATAGGGGACCTTTTAATGTGGGTGGAAGAACCAGAGCACTTGCTATTGATCGCACAGATGAGAATGTGATTTTAGCAGGTGGAGTTTCGGGAGGCCTTTGGAGGTCGGTCGATCAAGGAGCTACCTGGACTAAGGTAACACCAGGACAAGAGCACCCAAGTATCACAGACATTGTGCAAGATCCGAGAGTTGGATTTGAAAATATTTGGTATTACGGTACAGGAGAGCGAATTGGTAACTCAGCCTCTGATGGCGGAGCTTTTTTTGCAGGAAATGGGGTGTATAAATCTACCGATGGTGGATTGACCTTCAGTGTGTTAACTGCTACCCAAAACAATACACCTGAAAGTTTTAATGCAGCAGATCCATTTGATTTGATTTTCGCTGTGGATATTGATCCAACGAATGGAAATCTGTATGTAGCTACCTTCAATGGTGTTCACAGATCTACGGATGGCGGTGCTACTTTTGAGCAGGTTTTAGCAGGCGCTTTCGACAATGAGTCTGACATCCATATTACTTCAACAGGAGTTTTATATGCTGCATTGGCCAGCGGTGCTGTAAATGCAGGCATCTTCCGATCTACTGATGGAGCGAATGGTACTTGGGCCAACATTACTGCTGGAGGTTTTCCAGCAAATTTTAGCCGCACTGTAGTGAGCACTGCACCTAGTAATGAAAACATACTTTACCTTTTATCTGTAACTCCAGGGGCCGGTTCTCTTGGGATGAGTATTTGGAAATATACTTATGTATCTGGTGACGGAACTGGAGCTGGTGGTGTTTGGGAAGATCGATCTGCTAACGTTCCGGCTTTAGGCGGAAGCGTTGGGAATTTCAACCCACAAGGTGGGTACAACATGATTGTACGAGTACATCCAACAGATGAAAATCTTGTTTTTATTGCTGGGACGAACCTGTACCGATCTTTTGATGGCTTTTCTACGCCTATTGGAAATGATAACTGGGTCGCAGGTTATGCTGTAACTAATGATATTAGTCTTTACACCAATCAACACCCTGATCATCATGGATTGGAGTTTTTCACATCTAATCCAAATATGGCAATATCTAGTCATGATGGAGGACTTTCTCTGACAAATGATATCACAGCTTTTGATGCAGGTGGCCCGCTCGGAAATGAATCGGTTACATGGTCAGACTTAAATAACGGTTATTTAACAACTCAGACGTACGCATTATCTATTGGCCCAGGAGATCAACTCCAAGCAGGTTTTCAAGATCAAAGTACCTGGTTTACAAATAATACGGGTTCTACCAATCCATGGACAGTAGTAGCAGGAGCAGACGGTTCGTACAATGCCTTTAATGCTGACGGAACTCTTCGTTACGTTTCCTTCCAAAATGGCACCACATTCCGTCAGGAATATACAGATGCAGATAGTGATAATCCATTAACTCAGGACTTCATAACTCCGAATGGAGCTGGTGGATTCCTGTTTGTAAATCCATTTGAACTTGATCCAAATGATAGAAATATCATGTACCTAGCTGCAGGATCTACCGTATGGAGAAATGATAACTTACCGGCAGCCACACCTACAGTAGGTTGGGCGGCTTTGACTAATGCAACAGTTGCCGGAACGGCATCAGCTATTGGTATATCTACATCTCCGGCTAACGTGATCTATATAGGGTCTACTACCGGACAAGTGGTTCGAGTCGATGACGCGAATATTGGAAATCCGACTGGAGTAGATGTGACGGACGCAAACTTTCCTGCAGGAGCTAATGTGACAAGTGTAGATGTTAATCCAAACGACGCAAATGATGTAATTGTAGCATTTTCTAACTATGCAGTTGTTAGTATTTTTCGAAGTACAGATGGAGGAAGTAACTGGACAGATATTAGTGGTAACCTAGAAGAAAATGTGGATGGATCAGGAAGTGGCCCGTCTGTGAGATGGGTGACTCGAATTGGTTTCAACGATAGGTTTTTTGCAGCGACAAGTGTTGGCTTGTATTCAACGGATCAGTTGAATGGAGCTGCAACAGTTTGGACCCAAGAAGATCCAAACGGAATTGGTAATGTGGTTATTGAGCAAATCAGAAAGAGAGATAGTGATGGGTTGGTAGTTCTTGGTACGCATGGTAATGGACTATATTCAGCCAATTTTGAAATAACACCACCTCCAATATCTGTAATCAATCCACTCGCTGATGTGGAAGTAGATATAAATAGCGTTCCTTCCATCATTGATGTGAGCAATGTATTCCAATCAAATACAGATCCTCCCGAAACATTGACACTATCCGTGACTGGTGACAACCCTGGTTTGGTAAGTGCTTCGCTCTCTGGAACAGATTTGACCCTTACATATACAGCTGATCAATTTGGTGATGCTATCGTAACATTGACAGCAACTGATGCTTCTTCAAACGAAGCTAATGATGTGTTTGCTGTGACTGTGAATCCACCTCCGTTAATTATCACGGAATTTCCATATCTGGAAAATTTTGAAGATGGAGAGGATGGACCTGGTTCTTTACCGAGAGATTGGTCCATAACCGCGGATCCTCCTTACACTTGGACAGTCATTAGTGGACCCACACCTACTGGAGGATTTAATAATGCGACTGGACCTTTGGTAGATCATACAACTGGAACCGCAAACGGTTTTTACGTTTACACTGAATCTTCTGGAGGTTTAGTGGGAGATACTACCGAGTTGATTACACCACCAGTGGTTATTTCAGACCTTATAAATCCAACTTTTGAATTTTATTATCACCTTTTCGGTGAGGATATAGTCTCATTTGAGGTAGAGGTGATTGATGAAGTTAATGGTACTGTTACGAATGTGTTTACCAGAGATACTTTGGTTCAAACAGCACAAACTGATCCGTATCTATTGCAGATTGTATCGCTAGGAGACTATGGAGATACAGTTCGTGTAAGGTTTAGAGGAATTAGAGGAGCGGTTGCGACAGATGGTTTCCTTGGTGATATGGCCATAGATGATGTGCGCTTCTTTGATGCTCCATTAGAATTGGTGATCGCTAATCCTACTGAGCTCACAGAGTCTCTAGAAAAAGGACAGACGTCAACTCAAATACTTTCTTTGACCAATATTAGTGAAGACACTGTAACCTTCGATATTACGTTGGAGGATGTTGATGGAGGAATTGGAGTAAGCGCATCGACTGTCACACTTGCGCCAGGAAGAGCTGGTCAGCAAATGGTCAAAAGAACGACTCGTTTTACTGGTGATTTCGTTGATCTAAATAGTACAAGATCAATACCGGATTTGACTCCTAGCGTTTTGGCTATTGAGCAATATGCATCTGGTTTTGAGAATTTCCTTCTGGGAGATATCAATGGACAAGATGGATGGGTAGGCCAGTTTGTAAACTGGGTTATTGATACTTCCAATCCTTCAGAAGGAAGTCAACATATTCGAAGCTTGTCAGATGGATTGGGGCAAACCTTAGCCTTCTCTCCAGATGTACCAATAGGAACAGACCCTGTTTCCTCTGTATCTGCCCGGATTAATATTCAAGGGACGGGTGTAACATGGCAATTGATTCCTCAATCCAATACCGCGGAATTGGTAAACACTCGTTTACAATTTAATCCAGATGGAAGTATTGATGTTTTGGTGCCAGATGGTTTGGATGGTGCTGTTTTCGAACCTTTAGGAGTAACGACTCCTTCAGGATATTTCAAGGTGGATATTGAAATAGATCGTGCTACATCCAATTTCAAAATATTTTTTGACGATGAAGAGGTATTCAGTGGCTTAGGATTTGCTGGTGATATTGAGCAATTGGTTTTGCTTTCTCTCATGGAAACAGCAGGTCCAACACTTGATTTGGACGAACTTCAAATATTGGATGGAGAAGTAGAACGTGGTGTACCATTCCTATCAATAGATCCAGCTTCTGGCATTATACCAGCAGGAACTTCTGTAGATCTGATGGTTACATTTGATGCTACGGAACAAGATTTTGGAACCTTCACAACCAACATTGTTGCGGCAATAAATGGTGGTGCTGATGAATCTGTTATTGTACCAGCAACACTCTCTGTAACTGGAGATCCTACAATTTTTGTTGATCCAACAGTTGTACAAGCAGTAGTAGATTTTAATAAGCCTGAAACTAGAATAGTTACGATTGAAAACACCGGAGGTAATCCGCTTGATTTTGATCTTTCTGTAATAGGAGCAGATATAGGAATTACCACAGCTCAACTTAGCGATCAATTGATGGCTATGAGTACGAATGAAGTATTGTTAGACAGTCGAGTTCAATCAAAATTGGCGATGGATAATTCTCTATCATCACGTATCGAGGATATTAATCCACAACCGAAACCTTTGTATATCACTATTGGTGAAGAAATCTTCTCAGAAGATTTTGAAGGTGGGGTTTTCCCTCCAGCGGGATGGACTGCCATAGATAATGAAGGAACGGGCGTAAACTGGGGATTCTCATTAGATGTAGGAGAAGCTAATTATAGTGGATCAGGAGAAGCAGCTACTGTCAGTAGCGATGCATTTGGTTTGGCTGAATTCGATGCTGAGCTTAGAACTCCGAGTATCAATGTTGCAGGAAAATCTAACCTGAGCCTAACCTATAATGTAAACTATCAGAACCTTGCTGGTCTCGATTTCTTTGATTTGGATATCAGTACAGATGGAGGAACTACATGGACGACATTGCTTAGCTGGAATGAAGATCATGGAGCTTTCAGAAGCCTTCCTGGTGAGCAGGTTAACATTGATCTAGATGCTGCGATTGCAGGAGCTTCCGATATGATACTCAGATGGAGATATTATGATCCAAACACAGGTGATTTTGATTGGTACGCACAAGTAGATGATGTAGTAATCAATGAAAATACAGAAGTATGGATGGCATTGGATCAGACTTCAGGAACAGTTCCGGTTGGTGAAACAGCTGAGATAGAATTGCAATTTGATCCAACGGTAGTAGATCCAGGATTCTATGTTGCTGGAATCATTGTTAATAGCAATGCGAGCAATACGCCTATTGTTGGAGTAGTTGTTTCAATGGAGGAGCTGGAAGCTGCTGAAATTTCAGTTAATCCAACATCTTTAACTCAAGAATTGGTGTCTGGAAGAAAAGCGTCGCAAACGCTTACCATTTCAAATTCAGGAGAAAGTGCGCTTGATTTTCAGTTTGAGGATAATTTTCCAAACGTAGGGGAAGTATCCACGACTACAAGTATCAATAGTACTGAGGTTGAGGTTAAGACTCAAAAGCGAGATGGAGAGTTTAATCCATTTAGTATCAGGGCAATTCAGCCTACACAAGGATCATACGCAATTGAGCCTCCTGTTGACTTTTCGGATGTGTTTTATGCTACTAACTTCGAAACATTTGATGTTGGGGATATCAACCTTCAGCAAGGATGGACTGGACAATTCGTTAATTGGGTAGTTGATAGTACAAATCCAGGTGGACAAGATCAACATATCAGAAGTGTTGCAGATGGCTTGGGACAAACATTAGCATTCAGCCCGCAAGTAGGAGTTGGTACAGAGGATATTTCGTCAGCTTCTATGTTAGTGAACCTAGAAGGTGAGGGAGCCACATGGCAAATCATTCCTCAATCTCCGACACAAGAATTCTTAGTAACTCGATTAAGTTTCGATGCGGATGATAGTGTTAGAGTATTGGTATCAGATAATGGCGGAGAATTCCAGACACTACCTATCAGTGCGCCCGAAGGATATTTCGAGGTGAAAATTGAAGTAGAGAGATTAACAAGTGACTTTACCATTTACTTTGACGACACTGAAGTTTTCTCAGGGAATGGATTTGTAGGTTCAATAGAGCAAATCGTTTTATTGGGTTTAATGGAAGTTGCAGATCCTATCATGGATATTGATAATCTCCAAATTGTTGATGGAATCATACCAGAATTGAGCTTGTCTGCTTCGCCAATAAGTGGTGTTGTTCTTTCCGGTGAATCCTTAGATGTGCAAGTCACATTTGATGCTACTAATCTTGAAGGTGGCGTGTATGAGGAAGATTTAGTAATTAATAATAATGATCCTGATAATAACCCATTGGCAGTTCCGACTACCTTGACGGTAATTGATCCTCAGATCATTGCTATTAATCCTGAAGAGTTGAATGAGACATTGGCAATGAGTGAAACGTCTACTCAGACTTTGACTATTAGCAATGAAGGTGTAGCAGATCTCAATTTTAATATCAATATAGATGGAGATGTTGTTGTGCCTGGATCTCATGCTAATCTTAGTGAAGTTCCATCTTCAAAAGATTGGTTGAGTGATACAAGAATAGTTGCGAAGCTGGCTGAAGATAATGGTCTTCCTAATGCTTCAAACGATCCGAATAACACACCTGTAGGTCGTATGGGAACTGTCGCACTTCTTTTCGAAGACTTTGAAGATGCTACTTTCCCTCCAGCAGATTGGACAGTTATTGATAATGAAGGTACAGGAGTTACTTGGCTGTTTGCTGCAGATGCTGGAGAAGGAAACTACTCTGGATCAGGTGAAGCTGCTACTGTCAGTAGTGATGCATTTGGTGTTGCAGAATTTGACGCAGAACTCATAACTCCGGTTATCGATGTAGACGGTCAAACTGGACTTGTATTGGAATACCTAGTCAACTATCAAAACCTTGCAGGACTAGATTTTCTAGATGTAGATATTTCTACTGATGGAGGAACTACCTGGAATAATATGCTTAGTTGGAATGAGGATCATGGATCTTTCTTTAGCACACCTGGTGAATTAGTATCTATAGATCTTGATTCATTTATTGGAGCAGCTACATCCTTCCAGGTTAGATGGAGGTATTATGATCCGAACACAGGTGATTTTGATTGGTATGCACAAATAGACGATGTAGTTATTGGCGTGCCATGGTTGAGTTTAGATCAAACGGCTGGAGTTGTGCCTGGTGGCTCATCGATAGACATTGAGGTTACCTTCGATGCGACGGTACTTGAGGTTGGGACTTATACTACCAATCTGGTTGTGTGTAGTGATGACCTTAGAAATCCTGAACAGGTTGTGCCAGCTACTTTGACAGTACTTACGCCTCCAACTATTGTGTTGAATCCTGATGTGATAGATATTACATTATTTGAAGGATTTACTGATGAAGCTTCTGTTTCTATTAGCAATTCAGGAGGAGGAGACCTCAACTATGATGTCATTTCTATTCCTGATTTTGTAACGAGTATTTCTGGAGGTATTGGTGTATTGGAACCTGGTGATGAAAGTGAAATTGGAATTCAGATTTCAGCTGAATCTCTTCTACCAGGTATTTACAACGATACTATCCGTATTGAAAGCAATGATCCAAATACTCCAATTGCTGATGTGGTAATTAATCTAACTGTGGAAGAATTCATCGTGCTAGATATGATTGTCGAAGCAATTTGTTCTGATAATCCAGATGTAGAGCGTACATGGAAGGTGACAAATCCAAATATTTTTGAACGCGACGCATTTTGGTTCTTAGTAGGAACAAGTGAGTTTGATGATATTCTACTAGAACCAGGTGAGAACTTCATTTCAGCACCAACACAAACTGATCGTCCAAATACGTTGAATTTGAGATGGTTGGATGAGGATGATGTAATTCAAGATGTATCTACTGGAGCAATTGATACTCCATGTGAAGTGGTAGACTTGAATCTTACGTCGGTATGTAGTAATAATCCTGATTTGTTCAGAAGATGGAGAGTTCGAAATATGAATTCATTCAGAGTGATGGTGACATGGGAGGTTGTAGGTACTTCTCAAACAAGCAGCTTGTGGGTTGATGGAGGTACGGATACTTTCTTCTTTACGTTTGCAGTTTCAGGACCAAATACAACAATCATTAAATGGTTGGATGAGAATGGAGATGAACAGCAAAACACGAAGGCTTCTGGCGGAGAAATGTGTGATGTAGATAATTCATGTAATGCCGGTGAAGTAGTTGCTTTCAATCAAGGCTTGAGGAAGAATGGTAAGAGTGTCCTAAGCAGAAGAAGTATTACTTCAAATGCGATAGGCTCTCCTGAGGAGAATGATGAATACAATTTCCTTTCTCTTGGATTTGGAGGTTCGGTAGATATTAAGCTAACTAGTATGATAGTGGATCAGCCAGGTAATGATTTCAGATTGATCGAAACATCATTCAATGATGTGAACAGATCATGTGAGTCTTATCCTGAAACTGCCGATGTATATGTATCCATGGATGGAATAGATTACATCTATGTAGGTTCTGCGTGCAAGGATGAAGATTTCGACATAGCCACAAGTGGTTTGATGGAAATTGAGTACGTACGAATTGTTGATACTTCTAATCCAGTTTTATTTGGAGGTGATGCGGATGGTTTCGACGTGGATGGTATTCACTGTATAAACAACCACTTCTCTGGAGCAGCACCAGTCTCGTTTGGCCTGGCTAACATCGTTCCTGATGAAGAAGATGATACCATGATTGCTTACCCTAATCCTTTTGATAAGGAAATTGGAGTTAAGATGAAAGTTGAATCGAAAGGGAAGTATGTAGTGACAGTTCATGATAACCAAGGTGTGATCATAGCTGAGCGTGTGGTGGATGCATTCTCTGGTCAAGTATCAACTGCAATAGATGCAGGTAAGCTTGCCAATGGAGTTTACATCATTACCGTAACTTCAGAAGATGGTTCATTCAAGTCTTCTAATACATTGATTAAGCGCTAA
- a CDS encoding M28 family metallopeptidase, giving the protein MKKLLTIWSIGLLLFSCDNSSSSTGESAVVIQSISEASLKNHVQVLASDDFQGRKPFTEGETKTINYLTDQFKSYGLEPGNNGSYVQEVPMVELTAMPSETMVVSGGSNEVVLNLLEDFVVYTEKVVDEVSLDASELVFVGYGVVAPEYDWNDYEGLDVKGKTVVVLVNDPGFASGDSTFFKGETMTYYGRWTYKYEEAARQGAAGCLIIHETVPAGYGWSVVRNSWSGASLYLDQSGAVDQSEVLGWITRKAAIKVFEASDVDMKNYAEKSRSRDFQAESLGLNASVSVKNKIAKDKSQNVVANITGSEKPDEYIIYSAHWDHLGISQEIDGDSIYNGAHDNASGTATLLGIAEAMSKMDQPKRSVVFLAVTAEEQGLLGSKHYAQNPIYPPNKTVANINMDGITAWGPMKDLTVVGYGQSELEDIAEAIAKKQGRYIIPDPDPGKGYFFRSDHFQFAKVGIPALYASGGYEHMTKGVAYVDSLNKVYLNTQYHRPQDEYSDSWTYDGMALDGQLLLEVGNQIANSNEWPKWKKGSEFKSIRDQDK; this is encoded by the coding sequence ATGAAGAAATTACTAACCATATGGTCAATAGGGCTATTGCTTTTTTCTTGTGATAACTCCTCAAGTTCAACTGGAGAATCAGCAGTAGTCATTCAATCTATTTCTGAAGCTTCCCTGAAGAATCATGTTCAAGTTCTGGCTTCTGACGATTTTCAAGGAAGAAAACCTTTCACAGAAGGTGAAACTAAAACAATCAATTATTTGACAGATCAATTTAAGTCTTATGGATTGGAACCAGGTAATAATGGATCGTATGTACAAGAAGTGCCTATGGTAGAACTTACCGCTATGCCATCTGAAACCATGGTCGTATCCGGAGGCTCAAACGAAGTGGTTCTTAACCTCCTTGAAGATTTTGTGGTCTATACAGAAAAAGTGGTGGATGAGGTAAGTTTAGATGCTTCTGAATTAGTGTTTGTCGGATATGGTGTGGTAGCACCTGAGTACGATTGGAATGATTATGAAGGGCTGGATGTGAAAGGGAAGACGGTAGTTGTGCTTGTCAATGATCCTGGATTTGCTTCTGGAGATTCAACCTTCTTTAAAGGAGAAACAATGACCTATTATGGACGATGGACATATAAATACGAAGAAGCAGCTAGACAAGGAGCTGCAGGGTGCTTAATTATTCATGAAACAGTACCAGCAGGGTATGGTTGGTCTGTAGTTCGCAATTCTTGGTCAGGAGCAAGTCTTTACCTTGATCAATCAGGAGCTGTTGATCAATCGGAAGTGCTCGGCTGGATTACTAGAAAGGCAGCCATAAAGGTTTTTGAAGCATCGGATGTTGATATGAAGAATTATGCGGAAAAATCTAGAAGTCGAGATTTTCAAGCAGAAAGCCTTGGCTTGAATGCATCAGTTTCTGTTAAGAACAAGATTGCCAAAGATAAATCTCAAAATGTTGTGGCTAATATTACAGGTTCTGAAAAACCGGATGAATACATTATTTATTCTGCTCATTGGGACCACTTGGGCATAAGTCAGGAAATAGATGGAGATAGTATATACAATGGAGCACATGATAATGCTTCTGGTACTGCTACGTTACTTGGAATTGCGGAAGCTATGAGTAAAATGGATCAACCAAAACGCTCTGTTGTTTTTCTAGCAGTAACAGCTGAAGAGCAAGGATTACTAGGATCTAAGCATTATGCTCAAAACCCAATTTATCCTCCTAATAAAACAGTAGCTAACATCAACATGGACGGGATCACAGCATGGGGTCCCATGAAAGATTTGACAGTTGTTGGGTATGGTCAGTCAGAGCTTGAAGATATTGCAGAAGCAATTGCAAAAAAACAAGGGAGATATATTATCCCAGATCCAGATCCGGGTAAAGGATATTTTTTTAGATCTGACCATTTCCAATTTGCAAAAGTAGGTATTCCTGCACTTTACGCTTCAGGTGGATATGAGCACATGACCAAAGGAGTAGCCTATGTTGATAGCTTAAATAAAGTATACCTCAATACGCAATATCATCGCCCACAAGATGAATACTCGGATAGCTGGACATATGATGGGATGGCACTAGATGGACAATTGTTGCTTGAAGTTGGAAACCAGATTGCCAATTCGAATGAATGGCCGAAGTGGAAAAAAGGATCGGAATTTAAATCCATAAGGGACCAGGATAAGTAA